One segment of Rosa chinensis cultivar Old Blush chromosome 6, RchiOBHm-V2, whole genome shotgun sequence DNA contains the following:
- the LOC112173495 gene encoding purple acid phosphatase, giving the protein MGVLGLACASTWSIQRVAIFVVLGLVLNLGVVCNGGKTSTFVRQINRSLDMPLDSDVFKIPPGYNAPQQVHITQGDRHGKAVIVSWVTVDEPGSSTVLYWSTNGKQKKAEGKVKTYKFYNYTSGYIHHTTIKKLKFNTKYYYVVGVDHSERQFWFMTPPEVGPDVPYTFGLIGDLGQTFDSNKTLTHYELNPLKGETILFVGDLSYADDYPNHDNVRWDTWGRFTERSAAYQPWIWTAGNHEIDCAPEIGETKSFKPYTHRYHVPHKASGSTAPFWYSIKRASSYVIVLASYSAYGKYTPQYVWLEQELSKVNRSETPWLIVLMHSPWYNSYNYHYMEGESMRVMFEPWFVQYKVDVVFSGHVHAYERSERISNVAYNITNGNCIPVKDQFAPVYITIGDGGNLEGLATSMTEPQPEYSAYREASFGHAIFDIKNRSHAYFSWHRNQDGYAVEADSMVFLNRYFHPLDDSTSA; this is encoded by the exons ATGGGTGTGTTGGGATTAGCTTGTGCTTCTACTTGGTCCATACAAAGGGTAGCTATATTTGTAGTATTGGGTCTGGTTTTGAACTTGGGTGTGGTGTGTAATGGAGGCAAAACAAGCACTTTTGTGAGGCAAATTAACAGAAGTTTGGATATGCCTCTTGACAGTGATGTGTTTAAAATCCCTCCAGGCTATAATGCACCTCAACAA GTTCATATAACGCAAGGGGACCGTCACGGGAAGGCTGTGATTGTGTCATGGGTGACTGTAGATGAACCAGGTTCCAGTACCGTGCTTTACTGGAGCACGAATGGGAAGCAAAAGAAGGCTGAGGGAAAAGTTAAAACCTATAAATTCTACAATTACACTTCCGGTTACATTCACCACACCACCATCAAAAAATTAAAG TTCAATACCAAATATTACTATGTCGTTGGAGTCGACCACTCTGAGCGGCAGTTCTGGTTTATGACTCCTCCTGAAGTTGGGCCAGACGTCCCTTACACATTTGGTCTAATAG GGGATCTGGGTCAGACCTTTGATTCAAACAAGACGCTAACTCATTACGAGCTAAATCCACTGAAAGGAGAGACAATTTTATTTGTTGGCGACCTCTCGTATGCGGATGACTACCCAAATCATGATAATGTCAGATGGGATACATGGGGAAGATTCACAGAGCGGAGTGCTGCTTATCAACCTTGGATATGGACTGCAGGGAATCATGAAATTGATTGTGCCCCAGAAATT GGGGAAACCAAATCTTTTAAACCTTACACTCACCGGTATCATGTCCCACATAAAGCATCAGGGAGTACTGCCCCTTTTTGGTACTCAATCAAGAGAGCTTCGTCCTACGTCATCGTCTTAGCTTCATATTCAGCATATG GTAAATACACTCCTCAGTACGTATGGCTCGAGCAGGAGCTATCAAAAGTTAATAGAAGTGAGACACCATGGTTGATTGTCTTAATGCATTCCCCATGGTATAATAGCTACAACTATCACTATATGGAAGGAGAAAGCATGAGAGTGATGTTTGAGCCGTGGTTTGTACAGTACAAAGTTGACGTGGTATTTTCTGGTCATGTCCATGCCTATGAACGATCT GAACGCATATCCAATGTTGCATATAACATTACAAATGGTAATTGCATTCCTGTGAAAGATCAATTTGCACCTGTGTACATAACCATTGGGGATGGAGGAAATCTTGAAGGCTTAGCAACCTC CATGACAGAGCCACAGCCAGAGTACTCGGCCTATCGAGAGGCCAGTTTTGGTCATGCCATTTTTGACATCAAGAACCGAAGCCATGCTTATTTTAGTTGGCACCGTAATCAAGATGGATATGCTGTAGAAGCTGATTCTATGGTGTTCTTGAATAGATACTTTCATCCTCTTGATGATTCCACAAGTGCTTga